The genomic window AGCCCGCACCCCCACCGGCAGCTTCGGCGGCATTTTCAAGGATGTCCCCGGCCACGAGCTCGGGGCGAGCGCCAGCCGTGCCGCGCTGGATCGCGCCGGCGTCGCCGGTGAGGACATCAGCGAGGTCGTCATGGGGTGCATCGGCCAGGTGGGCCCGGACGCCTACAACGCCCGCCGCGTCGCCGTCGCGGCCGGTCTGCCCACCAACGTGCCGGCCTACACCGTCAACCGCCTGTGCGGCTCCGGCCTGCAGGCCATCTGGTCCGCCGCGATGGAGATGCGGTGGAACGACCTCGACTTCACCCTCGCCGGTGGCGACGAGTCGATGACCCGGATGCCCTTCTACGACTTCGGTGCCCGCAACGGCTACAAGCTGGGCAACCGGGAGCTGCAGGACGGCACCGTGCTGATGCTGACCGACCCCTTCCACGACATCCACATGGGTGTCACCGCGGAGAACGTCGCGGAGAAGTACGGCGTCTCCCGTCAGGAGCAGGACGAATTCGCCCTGGAGTCGCAGCGCCGCGCGGCGACCCCCGAGGCGCAGGCGGCCTTCGCCGAGGAGATCACGGCCGTCGAGGTCGGGGGCCGCAAGCCCTTCACCGCAGAGAAGGACGAGCACCCCAAGCCGGACACGACGTTGGAGACGCTCGCGAAACTGCGTCCGGCCTTCAGCAAGGGCGGCTCGGTCACCGCGGGCAATGCCTCCGGCATCAACGACGGCGCCGGTGTCGTCGTCCTCGGTCGCGAGTCCGCCGTGAAGGAGCGCGGTCTGACCGGGCTGGTCAGCCTCGAGGCCGTCACCACCGCCGCGATGGAGCCGGAGCTCATGGGCTACGCGCCGACGCACGCGCTCAAGGCGCTCTTCGCCAAGACCGGCCTGACGCCCGCCGACGTCGGCGTCATCGAGCTCAACGAGGCCTTCGCCTCCCAGGCCGTCGCCGTCATCCGCGACACCGGCCTCGACCCGGCGCGGGTCAACCCCTACGGCGGGGCCATCGCGCTCGGCCACCCCGTCGGTGCGACCGGCGGCATCCTCACCGTCCGCGCGGCCAAGCACATGGTCCGCCATGACCTCGAGTACGGCATCGTCACCATGTGCATCGGTGGCGGCCAGGCTCTCGCAGCAATGTTCCGGAGGATCTGATGGACCAGGCAGTCACGCTCACCGTCGCCGACGGGGTCGGGCACATCCAGCTCAACCGCCCCGAGGCGGCCAACACCATCGACATGGACCTCGCACGTGCGCTCGGCGAGGCGGCCGTGGCCGCCGGTGATGACGAGGCAGTGCGCGCCGTCCTCCTCAGCGGTGCCGGCAAGCGCTTCTGCGGGGGCGGGGACATCGCCTCCTTCGCCGAGTCGGACGACCCGGGGGCGGATCTCCTCGCGCTGGCCGATGCCGCCGATGGGGCGGTCCTGGCGCTGGAGGCGCTC from Janibacter cremeus includes these protein-coding regions:
- a CDS encoding thiolase family protein, with protein sequence MLGEVPLPRSSESTVEKIVVVDGARTPTGSFGGIFKDVPGHELGASASRAALDRAGVAGEDISEVVMGCIGQVGPDAYNARRVAVAAGLPTNVPAYTVNRLCGSGLQAIWSAAMEMRWNDLDFTLAGGDESMTRMPFYDFGARNGYKLGNRELQDGTVLMLTDPFHDIHMGVTAENVAEKYGVSRQEQDEFALESQRRAATPEAQAAFAEEITAVEVGGRKPFTAEKDEHPKPDTTLETLAKLRPAFSKGGSVTAGNASGINDGAGVVVLGRESAVKERGLTGLVSLEAVTTAAMEPELMGYAPTHALKALFAKTGLTPADVGVIELNEAFASQAVAVIRDTGLDPARVNPYGGAIALGHPVGATGGILTVRAAKHMVRHDLEYGIVTMCIGGGQALAAMFRRI